The proteins below come from a single Mucilaginibacter mali genomic window:
- a CDS encoding ligand-binding sensor domain-containing protein, with the protein MYTVNDGLPQSTVESIAQDRDGFMWFGTEDGLSRYDGFSFKTYRRNAKDPHSIIGDKSIRLHLDKLKQFWVITYNGLSLYHPETDNFISLIKIEPHNVITAENNFLGEDDSFIYAGICEYGVVKINKRDHRVSKLNISQLNHIDEPHSWYSGFVAANKLWIATNTHFVIYDMASAQTRELDIRVNSLVNINTRQALGVTSKGVVIIDKTTLDIRNVNLTNNGVEPNLACSLRLSDSVALLGSLRKGVYYFNINTGRVIQYIGDTGNERQHELSAWCFYIDRSGNTWIGTNSNGTVMMVYPYKKLRVYRSGALTNNINCVYADSDKVYAGNSGVGLNVFDKKTGLAQNINVHDQLPSVINAVGAIYPIDKNRLLMLSGSSRSNGHVQPYLFDKTTRRFKLLDEAVQQVYADNFGKGNFRYLIFRDAQGKLMTNVGGSLIELKEESSNFTARLNHRFEGESMSSWFNDNEGNLWIGTYKGVYRRVGDVWNKVNLPRKTEVKTITQDNSGNMWLGTNFGIYVMDRKQQVLSYYTEQNGLRNEHLYGMLKDNDGNIWFSHNKGISRYDHQKKLFRHLNVSDGLQSDEFNAGAYFKAPDGELLFGGVNGISAFYPRQVLNNPHNPQPNITRVLLFDKPYQTDTASPYIRKLTLPYTANSLSFEFSLPEYTDPQRNQYAYIMENMDRAWIYSGNNRFTRYAGLQPGHYYFKVKAANNDGVWGAPAVLDITIIPPVWRRGWFVLLEALAGVSLIALAASLIQRNTYRKKLRAYELQQKIQLERERISRDLHDNIGTQLSLINKSIREITQARAPITDEEKNRKLDYVHQGSKEVIDVLRETIWALNKHEVTLEEFADNLKMFIQKKLKYFPGMDMEFTEKEDNAQVQLSSTGALNLFRICQEAVTNSIKYAQASLIKINVTGNDDKYQISISDDGIGFDPAQIDADQHYGLQNMEHRASEIGCSLEMSSVPGKGTMIIITKK; encoded by the coding sequence GTGTATACAGTAAACGACGGGCTGCCCCAAAGTACGGTTGAAAGTATAGCGCAGGACCGTGATGGCTTTATGTGGTTCGGTACCGAGGATGGGCTATCCCGTTACGATGGTTTCAGTTTTAAAACCTATCGGCGAAACGCAAAGGACCCGCACAGTATCATCGGCGATAAAAGCATCCGCTTACACCTGGATAAGCTTAAACAGTTTTGGGTAATCACTTATAACGGCCTTAGCCTTTATCATCCCGAAACGGATAACTTCATCAGCCTGATAAAGATAGAACCACATAACGTCATCACCGCCGAGAATAACTTTTTAGGCGAAGACGACAGTTTTATTTACGCCGGAATATGCGAGTATGGCGTGGTGAAAATAAACAAGCGGGATCACCGGGTAAGCAAACTCAACATTTCGCAGTTAAACCATATCGATGAGCCGCACTCCTGGTACAGCGGTTTTGTTGCCGCTAATAAGCTATGGATAGCTACCAACACACATTTTGTGATATATGATATGGCCTCGGCGCAAACCCGGGAGTTGGATATACGCGTCAATTCGCTGGTAAATATTAACACGCGGCAGGCTTTGGGCGTAACCAGTAAAGGCGTGGTGATCATTGATAAAACAACCCTGGATATCCGCAATGTTAACCTTACCAATAACGGTGTTGAACCCAATCTGGCCTGTAGCCTGCGTTTGTCAGATTCGGTAGCTTTATTGGGATCCCTCCGTAAAGGCGTCTATTATTTCAATATCAATACAGGCCGGGTTATACAGTATATTGGCGATACCGGCAACGAACGGCAGCACGAACTATCGGCCTGGTGTTTTTATATCGACAGATCAGGCAATACCTGGATAGGTACCAACAGCAACGGAACTGTTATGATGGTTTACCCTTATAAAAAGCTTCGGGTATACCGTTCGGGTGCGCTTACCAATAACATCAATTGTGTTTATGCTGATAGTGATAAGGTGTACGCCGGCAATTCGGGCGTTGGGCTAAACGTTTTCGATAAAAAAACAGGCCTTGCACAAAATATCAATGTGCACGATCAGTTGCCCTCTGTTATCAACGCTGTTGGCGCTATCTACCCCATAGATAAAAACCGCCTGCTGATGCTTTCCGGCAGTTCGCGATCAAACGGGCATGTACAGCCCTACCTGTTTGATAAAACTACCCGCCGCTTTAAATTGCTTGATGAGGCTGTACAGCAGGTTTACGCGGATAATTTTGGCAAAGGAAACTTCCGCTACCTCATTTTTCGCGATGCGCAGGGGAAGCTGATGACCAATGTAGGTGGCAGCCTGATCGAATTAAAGGAAGAAAGCAGCAACTTTACCGCCAGGCTAAACCATCGTTTTGAGGGAGAAAGTATGTCATCCTGGTTTAACGATAATGAGGGCAATTTGTGGATAGGTACCTATAAGGGTGTTTACAGGCGCGTAGGTGATGTGTGGAACAAAGTAAACCTGCCGCGCAAAACTGAGGTAAAAACCATTACACAGGATAATAGCGGAAACATGTGGCTTGGTACCAATTTTGGTATTTATGTAATGGATAGGAAACAGCAGGTGCTGAGTTATTATACCGAGCAGAATGGCTTGCGTAACGAGCACCTGTATGGTATGTTGAAGGATAATGATGGCAATATATGGTTCAGTCATAACAAGGGTATCAGCCGGTACGATCATCAAAAAAAACTATTCCGCCACCTTAATGTATCCGACGGCCTACAATCAGACGAGTTTAATGCAGGCGCTTATTTTAAAGCCCCCGATGGCGAACTGCTTTTTGGCGGGGTGAACGGAATTAGTGCTTTTTACCCGCGGCAGGTTTTAAATAATCCGCATAATCCACAACCTAATATCACCCGTGTGCTGCTTTTTGATAAACCATATCAAACAGATACGGCTTCGCCCTATATCCGCAAACTTACCTTGCCATATACTGCAAATAGCCTGAGTTTTGAATTTAGCCTGCCCGAATATACCGATCCACAACGTAACCAGTATGCCTATATTATGGAAAATATGGACCGGGCCTGGATATACAGTGGCAACAATCGCTTTACCCGTTACGCCGGTTTACAGCCCGGGCATTATTATTTTAAGGTAAAGGCTGCCAATAACGATGGGGTATGGGGCGCGCCGGCAGTGTTGGATATCACCATTATCCCCCCGGTTTGGCGGCGCGGCTGGTTCGTATTGCTGGAAGCTTTAGCAGGGGTCTCGCTGATCGCATTGGCGGCAAGCCTTATCCAGCGAAACACTTACCGTAAAAAACTGCGCGCCTACGAACTACAGCAAAAGATACAATTGGAACGCGAACGCATCTCGCGCGACCTGCACGATAATATAGGTACGCAGTTGAGTTTGATCAATAAAAGTATTCGCGAGATCACCCAAGCCCGTGCGCCTATTACCGACGAGGAAAAGAACAGGAAGCTGGACTATGTACACCAGGGATCGAAGGAAGTAATTGATGTGCTGCGCGAAACCATTTGGGCCCTGAACAAGCACGAAGTAACGCTGGAGGAATTTGCTGATAACCTGAAAATGTTTATCCAGAAGAAACTGAAGTATTTCCCCGGTATGGATATGGAATTTACCGAAAAAGAGGATAACGCGCAGGTACAACTTAGTTCAACCGGGGCGCTGAACTTGTTCCGCATTTGCCAGGAGGCCGTAACCAATAGTATTAAATACGCGCAGGCATCATTGATAAAAATTAATGTGACCGGTAACGATGATAAATACCAGATAAGTATTTCCGATGACGGCATCGGTTTCGACCCGGCACAGATTGATGCCGACCAGCATTACGGCCTGCAAAACATGGAACATCGCGCCTCGGAAATTGGTTGCAGCCTGGAGATGAGTAGTGTACCCGGCAAAGGGACTATGATCATCATAACAAAAAAATAG
- a CDS encoding fasciclin domain-containing protein, whose product MKKSFVIAAASIMFCFTASQVMAQTDTTKKTPVKTDSTKAAPVGAADVVGALNSNSDYTTAATAVKTAGLEASLKTGGPYTIFAPNNNAFTKLAPGKLDSLMKDPAKLGTLLKGHVVNGKYAKADIIAALKAGKGKAALTTIDGQTLTLSISPTSTLQLTNSKGSVTEVVLYDLIGANGIVNGVNNVLMP is encoded by the coding sequence ATGAAAAAGTCTTTTGTAATAGCCGCCGCGTCGATAATGTTTTGTTTCACGGCAAGCCAGGTAATGGCCCAAACCGATACCACTAAAAAAACACCCGTAAAAACCGATAGCACCAAAGCTGCCCCTGTAGGTGCGGCTGATGTTGTGGGTGCCTTAAACAGCAATTCAGATTATACCACTGCCGCTACAGCCGTTAAAACAGCCGGATTGGAGGCATCGCTAAAAACAGGCGGGCCATACACCATATTCGCGCCGAATAATAACGCGTTCACCAAACTGGCGCCAGGTAAACTGGATAGTTTAATGAAGGATCCGGCAAAACTGGGCACCCTGTTAAAAGGCCATGTGGTAAACGGCAAATATGCCAAGGCCGACATTATTGCGGCGTTAAAAGCAGGCAAAGGCAAGGCTGCGCTAACCACTATAGATGGGCAAACGCTTACATTAAGCATCAGCCCTACAAGCACGCTACAGTTAACCAACAGCAAGGGCAGTGTTACCGAGGTGGTATTGTACGATTTGATTGGCGCCAATGGTATTGTGAACGGCGTTAATAACGTACTGATGCCGTAG
- a CDS encoding response regulator transcription factor: MPYKIAIVDDNRLVIKQLLQELVGHITVVFIAANGAEYLQKMKELPCEQYPQAILMDIEMPGMDGIEAVRLSTALYPQVQYIMFTVSTDNDKLFEAIKAGAHGYLLKDETVDVILGAIAEVVDKQGAPMSPSIARKTLKLLSESKAQPANDTNLSDREIEILKYIVSGLNYKQIADKIFLSPFTVRNHITKIYSKLHITSKAQAVQIAVSNKWV; the protein is encoded by the coding sequence ATGCCTTACAAGATAGCTATAGTTGATGATAACCGACTGGTAATTAAACAGCTGTTACAGGAACTGGTCGGCCACATAACGGTGGTGTTCATTGCCGCAAATGGTGCCGAATACCTGCAAAAAATGAAGGAACTGCCGTGTGAACAGTATCCACAGGCTATATTAATGGATATAGAAATGCCCGGTATGGATGGTATTGAAGCGGTAAGATTAAGCACGGCACTTTATCCGCAGGTGCAATACATCATGTTCACGGTATCTACCGATAACGATAAACTGTTTGAGGCCATAAAGGCTGGCGCCCACGGCTATTTGTTGAAGGACGAAACTGTTGATGTGATACTGGGCGCTATTGCCGAGGTGGTTGATAAACAGGGAGCACCCATGTCGCCAAGTATAGCCCGCAAAACGCTCAAGCTTTTATCAGAAAGTAAAGCCCAACCGGCAAATGATACTAACCTGTCTGATAGGGAGATTGAGATACTGAAGTATATTGTATCAGGGCTAAACTATAAGCAGATAGCCGATAAGATCTTCCTTAGCCCGTTTACGGTGCGAAACCATATCACTAAAATTTACAGCAAGCTGCATATTACATCTAAAGCGCAGGCTGTGCAGATAGCGGTGAGTAATAAGTGGGTATGA